The DNA segment CAGCTCTGCCCCTCGAGGCAGAGGGCGCTGGAGGAGCAGGTGGCGGGCGCCGAGCAGGTGCCGTCGGCGGCGCAGGTCTGGCCCGCCCGGCAGTGGGCGTTGTCCAGGCACTCGACGCAGAGGCCCAGGGCGAGCTGGCAGTGGCGGGGTGCGTCGCAGTCGACGTCGCCGGTGCAGGAAGTGCTTCCCTGGCAGCTGCGGCTGGTGCAGACCCCGCCGAGGCGGCAGTCGAGGTCGACCGAGCACTGCACGCAGGTGGCCAGCCCCGAGGTGTCGCAGACCTGGCCCGGGCCGCAGTCGGTGTTCCGGACGCACTCACCCCGCGCCTGGCAGAGGCCGTCGCGGCAGACCTCGTCGGCGCCGCAGTGGGCGTCGCCGGTGCACTGCTGGCAGAGGCCGGTCGCCGCGTGGCAGTAGGGCTCGTCCGGCTGGGAGGCGCAGTCCGCGTCCGCCGAGCAGGGCTCGAAGCGGCAGAAGTAGCCGGTGGGGTGGCAGCCCTGCTGGCTGCCCGGGCAGTCGTCGTCCACCAGGCAGGAGACGCAGGCGCCGCTCACCACCTCGCAGCGCGGGGTCGCCGGCAGGTCGGCGCAGGAGTCGTCGGTGGCGCAAGGCGGGCGGGCCACGCAGGTGTGGTTGCTCGACTCGCAGATCTGGGTCTGGGGGTCGGGACAGTGGGCGGCGAAGAGGCAGGCGACGCAGGTCTGGCTGATGCCGTCGCAGTGGGTGCGCCCCACCTTCCCGGCGCAGTCGAAGTCCGAGAAGCAGCTCTCGCCGCCTCCGTCGGGGTTCGAGACGCAGACCCCGTCCTCGCAGACCTCGCCCGTCGCGCAGGTGACGCCGTCGCAGGGATCACCGCAGCGGCAGCCCTCGGTGGTGACCGCGACCCCGAAGAGCAGCAGGAAGAAGACGAGGCGGGCGGTGCGGATCACTGGCAGCGGTTCTCCGTGAGATTGCAGGTCGAGCCGGAGAGGAGAGTGTCACAATTCGCCCCACCGGGGATGCTGGTGTGGACGATGAGCACGACCCGATCGACGCGGGCGCGCACGTCTGGGCTGCCGCCGACCTCGTTCAGGATGAGCCGCACGCCGAAGCTCACGTCGGCGACGTCCGCCTCGCCGAGGGTGAGGCCCCACAGCTCGGTGCTCCCGCCGAGGGTGTGGACGGTGTCGGTGGCGGTGAGCGGGGTGGCGATGTTCATGGGCGTCCCGATCCGGCCGCCCGAGGCGAGGAGCACGCCCCGGATGTTCCACTGGTCGCCGCCGGCCGCCGGGTCGCCGTCGGTGGAGGCCTCGATCTCCACGCTGACGCCGGTGACGGTCGAGCCCGCCGGCACCGAGAGGCCGAAGATCAGCAGGTCGATGGTCGCCGTCTCCGCGCCCGCGCTGGCCGGATCGAGGGTGTAGGCCCAGACGTCGTTGCTGCCGCGGAAGTGACTGAAGTTCGCGGGCGCCCCGGCGGCGTCGACGAAGCCGACGTTGCCGGTGTCGATGTTGGCCTCGCCGGAGACCTGACCGGCCACGAGGCCGCAGGGCTCGTGGCACTCACCGCCGTTGATGGCGAAGTGGCAGAGCTCGCCGGCCGCGCACTCGGCGTCGGCCGTGCAGGGCAGGCAGGTGAAGGTGCTCGGGTCGCAGAGCGGGGTGATGGAGGGGCAGTCGGCGTCGAGGAGGCACTCGACGCAGGTCTGGCTGGTGGGCTCGCAGAGCTCTCCGTTCGCGTGGCCCGTGCAGTGGGTGGCGTCGGTGCACTCCACGCAGGCGGGCACGGTGGCGTCGCAGGCCGGGAGCGCCGGATCGAGGCAGTGCGCGTCGTCGGCGCAGACGGTGCAGGTCAGGGTCAGCGGATCGCAGGCCTCGCCGGCCGGGTCGCCCACGCAGTGGCTGTCGTCGGCGCAGGCGCCACAGAGGCCGCTGCCGGTGTCGCAGTAGGGGCGCGCCGCGTCCGGGCAGTCGGCGTCGATGGCGCAGGGCAGCTTGCATAGCCCGCCGCCGCCGATGTCGCAGACCTCACCGGGGTTGCAGCTGCGGCTGCCGCCGTTCACGCCGCCGCAGCGCTCGAGGCACTCCCAGGTGCCGCCCACGTCGCAGTAGGAGCGGGAGCTGCAGTTGTTGTCGGTGTTGCAGTCGACGCAGAGCTCGGTGCCGCCGGCGTCGCAGCGCCAGCGGCTGGTGGGGCAGGGAGAGCAGGCGTAGCTGTACTGGCAGATCAGCTCGGGCCCGCACTGGCTGTCGTCCTCGCAACGATCGGCGCAGTTGCCGAGCCAGCAGACCTGGTCGGTGCCGCACTCGGTGCTGCTGGTGCAGGCCGTGCCCAGCAGGCTGGAGCAGGTCTCGACGCACTCGCCGGTCAGCAGGTCGCAGATCTCGGGCGCGGTGCAGGTGCCGCTGCCGAAGGTGCCGCAGCGCGGCTGGCAGGCGCCGGTGTCGAAGTCGCAGAAGGTGTCGGGGGTGCAGATCTCTCCGAGGATGCGGCAGTCGGGCACGCACTCGCCCAGGGCCGGATCGCAGCGGCCGGCGGGGCCGCAGTCGTCGCTGGCGGCGGAGCAGGCGGTGAAGCAGCTCTGGCTCGTCAGATCGCAGCTGCGGCTGCGGTCGCAGTCGAGGTCGCCGTCGCAGGGCGCGTCGCAGCGGCGGGCGACGGCGTCGCAGGTCACGGCCGGCACGGTGCAGCCGCCGCCGGCGCAGGCCGAGCCGCGGGGGCAGTCGAGGTCCGCGCCGCAGGCGATGGTGCAGAGCCCGCCGGCGCAGACCGCCCCGACCCCGCACTGGGCGTCGCTCGAGCAGGGGGTGCGGCAGCGCGAGCCGGAGCAGACCTGGCCGAGCTGGCAGTCGGCGTCGGCGGTGCAGACCCCGCAGTCGCTGTCGGTGGAGCAGCCCGGGTAGCAGGCGCCCCGCTGGAAGGGGTCGGCGCAGAGGGAGACCTGATCCTGGAAGTTGCGGCAGACGTGTCCCTGGCTGGTGGCGCAGTCGGCGTCGCTGCCGCAGGCGCGGATGCAGGTGCCCACGACCCCGGGGCTGGCGCCGAAGCAGTCGGGGGCCACGGCGTTGCAGTCGGCGCTCGACTGGCAGGTGCCCCCGACGATGTAGCGGTCCACCTCGGCGCACATGTAGTTCGCGCGGCTGCAGGAGCCGAGGTCGTTCGGATCGCAGTCGGGCAGGCAGGCGTTCACGTCGCCGGGGAGGGTGTAGCAGGAGCTCCCCGCCGGGCAGGGGACGGCCGGCGGATCGCAGTCCACCACGATGCAGTAGCCGCCGGGCCAGCCGGTGGGGTCACCGTTGGCGTCGGTCTCGCCGATGCAGCCGGCGTCGGACCGGCAGGAGCCCGGCCCCACGCAGGGGCCGCCCACCGGCGAGCAGCCGCAGAAGCCGGTCTGCTGGTTGCAGATGCCCAGGGGGCAGTCGCGGTCGGTGACGCAGGCGAGCTGGGAGATCAGGGCCGCGTCGCACTCGGGCGCACAGATGCTGCGCACCACGCCGCCCGCCTGGAGGGGCTGGCAGCTGTAGCCCGCCCGGCACTCGGCGTCGGCGGTGCAGGCGTCCCAGCAGGCGCCGCCCAGGCAGGTGGTGCCCGCGGGGCACTCGCTCTGGCTGTTGCAGAAGCCCAGGCAGTAGCCCTCGTACCACTTCCAGGGGATCACGTAGTCGTCGGGCTCGAGGCAGTAGTAGTTGTACTGATCGGCCGGCAGGGCGCTGGCCGCCTCGCAGTCGGTGAACTGGGTGCAGGCCGAGCCGGCCCGGCCGCCGCCCGGAGGGCCGGCGTCGCAGATGCCGCCCACGCAGACGGCCTCGGGGCTGCCGCAGTCGGCGGCGCTCAGGCACTCGGCGCAGAAGCCCGTGCCCGTGTCGCAGACGGTGAGGGGCGCGCCGGTGCACTCGGCGTCGTTGAGGCAAGGCAGCGGATCCCGGCAGAGGCGGGCCGGCACGTCGCAGGTCGCCCCGGGATCGGCGCAGTCGCTGCCGCCGAGGCACTCGACGCAGTAGCCGAGGCGGGCATCGCAGACGTCGTTGGTCAGGCCCACGCAGCCGCCGTCGTCGATGCAGCGGTTGCCGCCCACGCAGAGGTTCCGGGCGGTGTCGCAGGTGCGGCCGGTGCCGGCGATGCAGTCGGCGTCGCCCCGGCAGGCCACGCAGTCGCCGGTGGCGGTGTCGCAGAGCGCGCCCTCGGGCGAGCCCTCGCAGTCGGCGTCCGAGGTGCAGGGCACGAAGTCGGCGCAGGTGTGGGTGGAGAGGGCGCAGGTCTGCCGGGCGGCGACGTTGCAGTCGTCGTCCTGGACGCAGGCCACGCAGAGGCCCGAGCCCACCTCGCAGCGGGGGCGGGCCGGATCGGTGCAGGTCGTGTCGTCCACGCAGGAGGGCGGCGCGGTGCAGGTGCGGGAGGTGGGATCGCAGATCTGGCCGATGCCGGTGCAGTGGGAGTCCGAGGTGCAGGCCTCGCAGGTGCCCCGCGCCGGATCGCAGTGGGTGCGGCCCGGCTGGCCGAGGCAGTCGTTGTCGGTGGCGCAGACCGCCGGGGGCAGGCCACAGGAGCCCGCCGCCTCGCAGACGAAGCCCGCACCGCACTCGGCGTCGCTCGCGCAGGCCCGGCAGGTGGCGGTGTCGACCTCGCAGATCGGCCGCGCGGCCGGACACTGGGTGTTCATCTGGCAGCCGCCAGCGTCCGTGCCCGCGTCGGAGCCCCCGTCGGGCGTGTCGCCCTTGCCGCCGCAGGCGGCGACGTTGAGCAGGGCCAGGGCGGCCAGCAGGGGGAGGAGGAATCGACCCATTTGCTTCACCTCGAGATCGCGAAACTGCCGCCTCTAGGGGGAACAGGTTCGATTGCCCGACCGGACATACCGATGGCCTCGGATCGAGCCCCCTGCCCTCCTCTGAAGTACGGCTTCAGAGGATGACGCTAGCAGCCGAAAACCGCGTTCACAAGCGGCCCCGCTCACCGTCCCCGTTCCCGTTTCCGTCCCCGTTCCCGTCTTTTCCCCTGGCTCGAGTCGCCTCCCCACGATCCCCGGGACAAGACGGCGACGGAGACGGGGACGGGGACGGAAACGAAAAGGCCGATGGCAGGAACCACGCCAAACGAGAGAGGCCGCCCACCCCCTCCCGGGGTCTCTGGGCGGCCTCAACTCTTCGGGTGATCGCTCACCCGGTACAACGAATGCGGTGAATCTACTCGCCGGTGACGATCACGCAATACTTCGCGTAGAGGCCCAGGATGTTCGTGTAGTGGTGGTTCACGGTGCCGACCTTGGTGATCCCACCCGCGTTGGCGGCGGTCTGGATGCTGGAGTCGCCCATCACGGCCGCGCCGAGGATCGAGGAGGCGCAGGCCTCACCCACCTTGGTGCCCACGTCGTTGTCGGTGGTGCCCATCGCGGGCGAGCCGGTCTCGTCGACGTAGAGGGTGCCCATCGCGACACCACGGTTCATGAAGGAGAGGCCGGCACAGCCGGTGGAGAAGAGAGCGACGGCCGCGACGGCCAGAACGAGCTTGCGCATGAGTTTGCTCCTGTCTTCGAAAGAGTCTCTTGGCCGAAGGCGCGCCCGATCCGGACGGATCGGCGCGCCTCGGCGGCCGGACGTTGGCACGGGGTGGATCCCGATGCAACGCCTCTACCTCCCCCGGAAGAAGCGCCCGCAGGCGGCGCCCAGCCGGCGGAGGGCAGCGGTCCCCGAAACCCGTTCACGAGCTGGGGGGTGTGGGGGGAGAGGACCTCCCCCCACTACACATCGAAGTAGAGAGCGAACTCCATGGGGTGCGGCCGCATGCGGACCGGGTCGACCTCGTTCTCGCGCTTGTACTTGATCCAGGTGCTGATGACGTCCTCGGTGAAGACGTCGCCGGCCAGCAGGAACTCGTGGTCCCGCTCCAGCGCGATCAGCGCGTCGGCCAGGGAGCCGGGCACCGAGGGGACGTCCTTGAGCTCCTCGGGGGTCATCCCGTAGATGTCCTTGTCGAGCGGCTCGCCCGGATCGAGCTTGCGCTCGATGCCGTCGAGGCCGGCCATCATCATCGCCGCGAAGGCGAGGTAGCCGTTGCAGGTGGGATCGGGGAAGCGCACCTCGACCCGCTTGGCCTTGGGCGAGGGCGAGTACATCGGGATGCGCAGGGCCGCCGAGCGGTTCCGGCTCGAGTAGGCCAGGTTCACCGGGGCCTCGTAGCCGGGCACCAGCCGCTTGAAGGAGTTGGTCGAGGGGTTGGTGATGGCGGTGAGCGCCGAGGCGTGGTGGAGGATGCCGCCCATGAAGTGCAGCGCCATCTCGGAGAGGCCGGCGTAGCGGTCGCCCGCGAAGAGGGGCTTGCCGTTCTTCCAGAGGGAGATGTGGGTGTGCATCCCCGAGCCGTTGTCGCCGTGGAGGGGCTTGGGCATGAAGGTCGCCGTCTTGCCGTTACGCCAGCAGACGTTCTTCACGATGTACTTGAACCACTGCAGCTGATCGCCCATCTCGGTCAGCGAGCGGAAGCGGAAGTCGATCTCGGCCTGGCCGCCGGTGGCGACCTCGTGGTGCTGCCGCTCGACCTCGATGCCGACCTTGGCGAGCTCGAGGCAGATCTCGTTGCGCAGGTCGTTGAGCTGGTCGGTGGGGGCGACGGGGAAGTAGCCCTCCTTGTGCCGCGGCTTGTAGCCGAGGTTCGGGCCCTCGTCCCGGCCGGTGTTCCAGCGCCCCTCGTTCGAGTCGACCTCGTAGAAGGCGAAGTTGGGGCCGAGGTCGAACTTCACGTCGTCGAAGATGAAGAACTCGGCCTCGGGGCCGAAGTAGGCGGTGTCGGCGATGCCGGTGGAGATGAGGTACTTCTCGGCCTTCATCGCGATGTTCCGGGGATCGCGGCTGTAGGCCTCCTTGGTGATCGGATCGACGATGTTGCCGATCAGCGAGAGGGTCGACTCCCGGGCGAAGGGCTCCTCCATCGCCGTGTCCGGATCGGGGACGACCAGCATGTCGGAGCTGTGGATCGCCGCCCACCCTCGGATCGAGGAGCCGTCGAAGCCGAGGCCCTCTTCGAAGGTGTCCTCGGTGATCTGATCGACGGGCTGCACGAAGTGTTGCCAGAGGCCGACGAAGTCGAGGAACTTCACGTCGACGAACTTGGCGTCGATCTTCTTGGCGAGGTCGAGGGCGTCCTTGGGGGTCTTGGGCATCGCTGGGATCCTTGCGGTGATGGGGAGGAAGTCGGGGCGCTCTCTGGCAAGGGGCGTACCAACGTGGCTCGGGCGGATTCGCTGGACTGGGACACCAAGGGCTTCATTGAAGCTGACCTCGTTGCCCAGACGACAAGCAGTCCTTTGCTCGGATCTTGGGCAGTGCCCGCCATGCGAGCAGGCGGCAGCTATCAGCTGTCAGCTGTCGGCTAGAGGGCGGCGTCGCCCCGGTCGCCGGTGCGGATCCGGACGGCCTCCTCGACCGGCGTCACGAAGATCTTGCCGTCGCCGATCCGCCCGGTCTTGGCGGCCCGCTCGATGGCCTCGATGGCCAGGTGGACCAGCTCGGCGGGGACGACGACCTCGACCTTCACCTTGGGGAGGAAGTCCACGACGTACTCGGCGCCCCGGTAGATCTCGGTGTGTCCCCGCTGGCGGCCGAAGCCCTTCACCTCGGTCACGGTCATCCCCTGGACGCCCACCTCGTGGAGGGCCTCCTTCACGTCGTCGAGCTTGAAGGGCTTGATGATGGCTTCGATCTTCTTCATTCGGGGCCTCGGAGCGTTGAGGTGGCCTCCGGGCGATTAGCAAGACTCTTGCCAGCCCGACGAGGCTACGAGCTGCGAGCTATGAGCTTCGAGCAAGTGGGCTCCCGGCTGGGGCGCGAGTCGGCCAAGCTCGCAGCTCGCGGCTCGTAGCTCACAGCCAACACGGACTCCGGGGTATCCTCCTCCCGATGCGCCTCTCTCTGCGCACGAGACTGCTGCTCACGACCCTCCTCCCCGCGGCCCTGCTGCTCGCGGGCATGGCGGTCCTCGCCCACCAGCTCTCGGCCCGGGCCCTCGAGCGCTCCCTGGGCAAGCGCCTCGCCTCGGTGGCCCAGTCCGCCGCCGCGGGTCTGCGGCCCGCCGACGTGACCTTCCTCGAGGCGGGCGACGAGGAGAGCCGCACCCACCGGCGGCTGACCACCACCCTCCAGGCCGTGCGGGACGCCACCGGCGTGCGCCGGCTGGTCCTCTTCGACCCCGAGGGGCTGGCCCTCTGCGACACCGACGGCCGCTACCCCATCGGCACGCCGATCCCCGATCTCTCCCGGGACTCGCTGGAGGTCGAGCGCGCCCTCGGCGGCAAGGCCACCGCCTCGAAGGTGCTCTTCACCGGCTCGGATGGGCTCCCCTACAAGAGCGGCTACGCCCCGGTCCGCGACGGGGAGCGGGTCGTCGGCGCGGTGCTGGTGGACGGCACGGCGGCCTTCTACGCGGACCTCGACCGGCTGCGGAACGCCTTCGGCGCCATCGGCCTGGTGGGCCTGGCGGTGATGGCGCTGCTGGCCGTCCTGGTCACCCGGCTCATCGCGATGCCGATCCGGGACCTGGCCGCCGCCGCCGAGCGCATCGGCGAGGGCGACCTGGCCACGCCGGTCGATCCGCCCCGCCGGGTGGACGAGCTGGGCAGCCTGGGGCGCAGCCTGGAGCAGATGCGCGCGAGCCTCGAGGCGCGCGAGCGCGAGCTGCAGATGATGCTCGCCGGCATCGCCCACGAGGTGCGCAACCCCCTGGGCGGCATCGAGCTCTTCTCGGGGCTGCTCGACGAGGAGCTCGAGCCGGGAGACCACCGCAAGGCCCACGTCGCCCGCATCCGGAAGGAGCTGGGGCACCTGGCGAAGCTGGTCGAGGAGTTCCTCGACTACGCCCGCGAGCGCGAGCCCGAGCTGGCCGACCTGGTCCTGGGCGAGATGTTCTTCGAGCTCTCCCAGATCGAGGGGCCCAGCGCGCAGGAGCGGGAGGTGGTGCTCCAGCTCGACGCCGCCGAGGACGCGGTGGTGCGGGTCGACGCGAGCCTGCTGCGCCGCGCGGTCCTGAACCTCCTGCGCAACGCGATCCAGGCCAGCCCCGAGGGCGGGGTGGTGCGCCTGCGCGCCCACCGGGAGGGTGCGCGGGTGCTGCTGGCGGTGGAGGACGCCGGCGCGGGCGTCCCCGAGGAGAAGCGCGAGCGGATCTTCGAGCCCTTCTTCACCACCAAGGAGAAGGGCAGCGGCCTGGGCCTGGCGCTGGTCGCCAAGACCGCCAAGGTCCACGGCGGCGAGGTCCGGGTGGAGGAGGCCGAGGGCGGCGGCGCCCGCTTCGTGATGGCGCTCCCCGCGGCCACCCGCGGCGCTTGATCTTAGGGGCCCGCTCGGCGTTCCATGTTCCCCGAGGGGAGGGAAGCGACCTGGCCGACGAGAGAGATCGCAGGCTCGAGGAGGGGGCCGACACCGGGGGCGACGACGAGTCGACCTCGCCGGGGCCGGCGCCCGCTGGCTGGCGGCAGGTGCCGCTGGGCGCCGAGGACGACCACATCCGCACCTCGCCGATGGTCGCGGTGCCGGACGAGGCGGCCCTCCAGCGCGCCCGCCTCGACTCCCAGCCCACCCTCGCGGAGGGAGCCTTCGCCACCCCAAAGGTGCGGGCGACCCCGGCCGGCGAGGGCGAGGTCGACGCGGGCTCGGAGGACTCGCTCCTGCAGGCCGGCAGCTTCGACGAGCGCTACCAGCAGACGCGGGTCCTCGGGAGCGGCGGCATGGGGGTGGTCACCCTCCACCAGGATCGCATCGTCGGCCGCGCGGTCGCCCTGAAGACGGCCCACGCGCCCACCAGCGAGGCGGGCCAGAGCCGGGGCGCCATCTGGCGCTTCCTGCGCGAGGCCCGGGTGCAGGGCCAGCTCGAGCACCCGGCGATCGTGCCGGTCTACGACCTGGGCCGGGACGACCGGGGCGCGGCCTACTTCACGATGCAGCGGGTCCGCGGCCGCAGCCTGGCGGAGGTGCTCGCCAGCCGGACGGATGAGGGCAGCGCCGCCCGCCTCTCCGCCCGCAAGGTCCTCGACATCCTCTCCCGGGTGGCGCTGGCCCTCGACTACGTCCACCACCGCGGCGTGGTGCACCGGGACCTCAAGCCCGAGAACATCATGATCGGGGAGTACGGCGAGGTCTTCCTCCTCGACTGGGGCCTGGCCCGGGTGCTCGGCTCCGAGGACCTGCCCAAGCTCGGCGAGGAGGAGCAGCCGGTCTCCCTGGAGGCGGACGGCAAGACCCGCGCCGGCGAGGTGCTCGGCACGCCGGGCTACATGGCCCCCGAGCAGGTCGCGGACGCCTCGAAGGTCGACGCCCGCGCCGACCTCTACGCCTTCGGCGCCATCCTCTACGAGGCGCTCTGCGGGCTGCCCCTCCACGGCAGCGGCGAGCTGCCCACCCTCCTCTACTCGACGATGAAGGTCGACGGGGCGAGCCTCCCCGACGAGGTGGAGGTCGCCCCCGAGCTCGCCGAGCTGGTCCGGCAGCTGACCCGCAAGGAGCCGGCGGATCGACCCGCGAGCGCCCGGGAGATCGCCCGCACCCTCGAGGCCTTCCTCGACGGCGAGCGGGACGCGACCCTGCGGCAGAAGGCCGCCCGGGAGCACCTCGCGCACGCCCGGGAGACCCTCGCGGCCGCCGCGAGCGGCGCCGACGATCTCGAGGCGCGGCGGGCGGCCCTCCAGCAGGTCGGCCGGGCGCTCGCCCTGGCGCCGGACCTCGAGGCGGCCCGCGAGCTGCTCTTCGAGCTGCTCACCTCCCCCCCGAAGGTGGTGCCCCCGGAGGCGAAGAAGGCCCTGGAGGCCGGCGCCCGGGAGGCGATGATGATGGGCGCCCGCACGGCGGTGGCCGGCTACTTCGGCATCTCCGTCTTCGTGCTCATCGCCCTGTGGATGGGCATCCGCTCCTACCCCGCGCTCTTCACCCTCGCGGGCGCCATGGCCGCCTGCGCGGCCTACACCGCCTACTTCCTCTGGCGGCCGCCGGGGCTGAAGCTGCCCCTCGGCCACCTCCTGCTCACCGCGAGCACGGTGGGGATCTCCAGCGTGATGTTCGGCCCCCTGGTGCTGGTGCCGATGCTGGCGGTCTCCAACAGCGTCTCCTACCTCACCTCGGTGAACGACAAGGAGTGGCTGGTCGCCCTCTCCGGGGTCGCCGCGGTGGTGGTGCCGGCGGTCCTGCAGATGATGGGCATCCTGCCGGCGAGCTACGCCATCCAGAACGGCGTCATCAATATCCTCCCCTGGATGATGGACTTCCCGCCCCTGCCCACCATGGCCTTCCTGGTGGTCACCCAGGCCGGCATCGTCGTGGCCGCCTGCATCTTCGTCCTGCGCCTGAAGCGCCGGGCGGCCGCCGCCGAGAAGGAGGTCCAGCTCACCGCCTGGCAGCTCGAGCAGCTCGTCGGGCGGGACGGCTGAAGCCCGGCGTCAGCGGTCCTCGAGGACGATCACCCGCTCGGCCTCGCCGTAGCCGCTGCGCTCGGTGAAGGGCAGCGTCCCGAAGGGATCCTCGTCGCCGGGCACGCAGGTTGACCCGAAGGGATCGGCCTCGCAGAGCGCAACCTCGTCGCCCGCCAGATCGAGCCAGGCGATCGACAGCGCCACCGGGACGAACTCACTCTCTTCCACCGGACCACGGCAGACCTCGGCCACCGTCCCGGGAAGCACGCTGCTCACCCGGGAGGGCTCGATGATCTCCTGCTGCTCCGCCCCGCTCTCGTACTGCACCCAGAAGATCAGTGGGGCGGTCCCCAGCTCATGGACCCCCTCGTATTCGAGCCGGAAGGTGTCGCAGTCCTCTCCCGGACCGCAGCCCGACGCCACGACCAGAACGAGCATCAAGAAATACCGCGCACGAGTCATCTGCACCTCAAGGGTCGTCGATGACGATCGTCAGATGGGTATCCTGGCCGCTCCCCAGCAGGGTGAAGGTCATGCCGCCCTGCGGATCCCCGGGATCGGGCTCGCACTCGGGAGAGAAGTAGTCTTCGAGACAGGCCGCCTCTTCGTCCCTGTCCAGGTCCAGCCACGCAAAGGCCGTGTAGCCCGGCCGATCACCCACGGGCTCATAGGTCGAATGGCAGGAGTACTCGATAACCGCGCCAGACAGTACTTGGTCGACGAACTCCGGGGCGGTCCACCCAGCGCCGAAGCGACGATCCTCCGGTGCTGTATATCTGGCCAGCAGACTGGCCTGACTGATGTCCAGATCCCCGACGTAGCGATACTGATAGTAGACGCAGTAGTCGAGATCTCTCTCGGTGCCGCATCCCCCCGACAGGCCCATGAGCACCGCTGCGAAGCCCAATACCCGAAGAGTCGACCCGTATGATCCGACCATCTCTCTCCGTCCTCCTCTGCAGAGAGCCGACCGGGGTGCGGCCTGGTTCGCCCGTCCCCCGATCGACCCTCGAAGCCCCTAGAACGGGGCGCACCATTGCGTTCCAGCGCTGGTCACCCCATCCAACGTGAAGGTCGTGCCCCTCGACTCATGGCTCGACCATGTGCCGACCAGTCGCTCGGCCGGCTCGAACCCGAAGAAGTACGCGGCGAAGCCAAACTGCACCCTCGGCTCATTCTGTCCCCACAGGGGCCTGTCGAAGATGGCCAATCCCGTGCCATCACAGAGCCTCACGCGAGACTCGAGCTCGTGCTCGCCCGTGGGCTCCGAACAGGCCCAGGGAATGAACCCAAATCTCCAGCAGAAGCGGCTGTTGGCCTGATACCCGCCCCGGGTCTGGGTCGTGCTGCCGCGGGCAATGTGCCTCCAGGATCGATGGAGGTTCACGGACTGGAACTCCGCGCAGTTCTCCTGCTCCCCATCACAGGCCACCTGCGTGTCGATCTCGTCGAAGAGCGCCATGGGTGTCGCCATCATGGCTGCGAGACCCGCGCCGGCCTCGCAGTCGTCTTCCGCGAGGCAGAACTGCTGCCCACCCACGATGATGTAGCCCGCCTTTCCGGAGAGGAAGGCCGTGACCGGGTTGCCGACCGCGAAGAGGGTCTCCGTCTTCTCGTCGGGGATGTAGCCCTGACCGATCATCTCGAAGGCCAGCTCGATCCCGATCTGAGATCCTTCCCGCATCAGCGGTGCAGCGTTCAGGTGCTCCTCGGAGAAGGCGTAGAAGTCGTGCCACGTGTCGAACTCCAGCGGCTTCTCCGGTGCCGGAAAGACCGTCTTGAGCTC comes from the Deltaproteobacteria bacterium genome and includes:
- a CDS encoding TRL-like family protein, yielding MRKLVLAVAAVALFSTGCAGLSFMNRGVAMGTLYVDETGSPAMGTTDNDVGTKVGEACASSILGAAVMGDSSIQTAANAGGITKVGTVNHHYTNILGLYAKYCVIVTGE
- the glnA gene encoding type I glutamate--ammonia ligase, with translation MPKTPKDALDLAKKIDAKFVDVKFLDFVGLWQHFVQPVDQITEDTFEEGLGFDGSSIRGWAAIHSSDMLVVPDPDTAMEEPFARESTLSLIGNIVDPITKEAYSRDPRNIAMKAEKYLISTGIADTAYFGPEAEFFIFDDVKFDLGPNFAFYEVDSNEGRWNTGRDEGPNLGYKPRHKEGYFPVAPTDQLNDLRNEICLELAKVGIEVERQHHEVATGGQAEIDFRFRSLTEMGDQLQWFKYIVKNVCWRNGKTATFMPKPLHGDNGSGMHTHISLWKNGKPLFAGDRYAGLSEMALHFMGGILHHASALTAITNPSTNSFKRLVPGYEAPVNLAYSSRNRSAALRIPMYSPSPKAKRVEVRFPDPTCNGYLAFAAMMMAGLDGIERKLDPGEPLDKDIYGMTPEELKDVPSVPGSLADALIALERDHEFLLAGDVFTEDVISTWIKYKRENEVDPVRMRPHPMEFALYFDV
- a CDS encoding P-II family nitrogen regulator, with translation MKKIEAIIKPFKLDDVKEALHEVGVQGMTVTEVKGFGRQRGHTEIYRGAEYVVDFLPKVKVEVVVPAELVHLAIEAIERAAKTGRIGDGKIFVTPVEEAVRIRTGDRGDAAL
- a CDS encoding HAMP domain-containing sensor histidine kinase yields the protein MRLSLRTRLLLTTLLPAALLLAGMAVLAHQLSARALERSLGKRLASVAQSAAAGLRPADVTFLEAGDEESRTHRRLTTTLQAVRDATGVRRLVLFDPEGLALCDTDGRYPIGTPIPDLSRDSLEVERALGGKATASKVLFTGSDGLPYKSGYAPVRDGERVVGAVLVDGTAAFYADLDRLRNAFGAIGLVGLAVMALLAVLVTRLIAMPIRDLAAAAERIGEGDLATPVDPPRRVDELGSLGRSLEQMRASLEARERELQMMLAGIAHEVRNPLGGIELFSGLLDEELEPGDHRKAHVARIRKELGHLAKLVEEFLDYAREREPELADLVLGEMFFELSQIEGPSAQEREVVLQLDAAEDAVVRVDASLLRRAVLNLLRNAIQASPEGGVVRLRAHREGARVLLAVEDAGAGVPEEKRERIFEPFFTTKEKGSGLGLALVAKTAKVHGGEVRVEEAEGGGARFVMALPAATRGA
- a CDS encoding serine/threonine-protein kinase, translating into MILGARSAFHVPRGEGSDLADERDRRLEEGADTGGDDESTSPGPAPAGWRQVPLGAEDDHIRTSPMVAVPDEAALQRARLDSQPTLAEGAFATPKVRATPAGEGEVDAGSEDSLLQAGSFDERYQQTRVLGSGGMGVVTLHQDRIVGRAVALKTAHAPTSEAGQSRGAIWRFLREARVQGQLEHPAIVPVYDLGRDDRGAAYFTMQRVRGRSLAEVLASRTDEGSAARLSARKVLDILSRVALALDYVHHRGVVHRDLKPENIMIGEYGEVFLLDWGLARVLGSEDLPKLGEEEQPVSLEADGKTRAGEVLGTPGYMAPEQVADASKVDARADLYAFGAILYEALCGLPLHGSGELPTLLYSTMKVDGASLPDEVEVAPELAELVRQLTRKEPADRPASAREIARTLEAFLDGERDATLRQKAAREHLAHARETLAAAASGADDLEARRAALQQVGRALALAPDLEAARELLFELLTSPPKVVPPEAKKALEAGAREAMMMGARTAVAGYFGISVFVLIALWMGIRSYPALFTLAGAMAACAAYTAYFLWRPPGLKLPLGHLLLTASTVGISSVMFGPLVLVPMLAVSNSVSYLTSVNDKEWLVALSGVAAVVVPAVLQMMGILPASYAIQNGVINILPWMMDFPPLPTMAFLVVTQAGIVVAACIFVLRLKRRAAAAEKEVQLTAWQLEQLVGRDG